Proteins encoded by one window of Roseibium sp. Sym1:
- a CDS encoding VOC family protein, which yields MKIEQMHHVAYRCKDAKETVEWYGKMLNMDFILAIAEDHVPSTHEPDPYMHIFLDAGNGNVLAFFELPTKPEMGFDPNTPRWVQHIAFKVKDRDELIDFKDHLEKNGVEVLGVTDHSIFHSIYFFDPNGHRIELACPDPEEDRLLARLDEVKWQMLEEWSKTKRAPKHAEWLHAKELADV from the coding sequence ATGAAAATCGAGCAGATGCACCACGTCGCCTACCGGTGCAAGGATGCCAAGGAAACTGTCGAATGGTACGGCAAGATGCTGAACATGGACTTCATCCTGGCCATCGCCGAAGACCACGTACCGTCCACGCATGAACCCGATCCCTACATGCACATCTTCCTGGACGCCGGCAACGGCAACGTGCTTGCCTTTTTCGAACTGCCGACCAAGCCGGAAATGGGTTTCGACCCGAACACGCCGCGTTGGGTGCAGCACATCGCCTTCAAGGTGAAGGACCGGGACGAGCTGATCGACTTCAAGGACCATCTGGAGAAAAACGGTGTCGAGGTCCTGGGCGTCACCGACCACTCGATCTTCCATTCCATCTACTTCTTCGATCCCAATGGTCATCGCATCGAGCTGGCCTGCCCGGATCCGGAGGAGGACCGCTTGCTGGCGCGTCTCGACGAGGTCAAGTGGCAGATGCTGGAGGAGTGGTCAAAGACCAAACGTGCGCCGAAACATGCCGAATGGCTGCATGCCAAAGAGCTGGCCGATGTGTGA
- a CDS encoding nitrile hydratase accessory protein gives MPDELPATPRLPLDQDGGPVFSAPWEARVFAMTLQAHQAGVFTWPEWAETLGAELARDGDGSGETLGYYDHWLTAFETLLNAKGVAGAGQLADLRKAWDAAAKATPHGQPIELQRS, from the coding sequence TTGCCTGACGAGCTGCCCGCCACGCCGCGCCTGCCGCTCGACCAGGACGGCGGCCCCGTCTTCTCCGCCCCCTGGGAAGCCCGTGTCTTCGCCATGACGCTCCAGGCCCATCAGGCAGGTGTCTTCACCTGGCCGGAATGGGCCGAGACACTCGGCGCCGAGCTGGCCAGGGACGGTGACGGCAGCGGCGAGACGCTGGGATATTACGATCACTGGCTGACCGCTTTCGAAACGCTTCTGAACGCCAAGGGCGTCGCCGGCGCCGGACAGCTCGCCGATCTCAGGAAGGCCTGGGACGCGGCCGCCAAGGCGACACCGCACGGACAGCCCATCGAGCTGCAACGGAGTTGA
- a CDS encoding methyltransferase family protein, translating to MHLKVPPVAVFLIAVALLAAGHYLLPALSLSFPGQVNLALLLGLAGVVPGIQAVLEFIARKTTVNPMTPDTATTLVTGGIYRISRNPMYLGLLCVLLAIAIFWGTLTALAVIPGFVWFMTEYQIKPEETALRKVFGADYDAYLAKVRRWI from the coding sequence ATGCATCTGAAGGTTCCGCCCGTTGCCGTCTTCCTGATCGCCGTCGCCCTGCTGGCCGCCGGCCACTATCTGTTGCCCGCCCTGTCGCTCTCCTTTCCCGGCCAGGTGAACCTTGCGCTTCTTCTCGGCCTTGCCGGTGTCGTTCCCGGCATCCAGGCCGTCCTGGAATTCATTGCGCGCAAGACCACGGTCAATCCGATGACACCGGACACCGCGACAACACTGGTCACGGGCGGGATCTACCGGATCAGCCGCAATCCGATGTATCTGGGGCTGCTGTGCGTGCTCCTGGCCATCGCGATCTTCTGGGGCACGTTGACGGCACTGGCCGTCATACCGGGTTTCGTCTGGTTCATGACCGAATACCAGATCAAGCCGGAGGAAACCGCCCTTCGAAAGGTTTTCGGCGCCGACTATGACGCCTATCTCGCCAAGGTTCGCCGCTGGATCTGA
- a CDS encoding peptide-methionine (S)-S-oxide reductase: MKIGLGGGCHWCTEAVFQAIAGISRVDQGFVRSDPPEDAWSEAVIVTFDPVELPLEDLVEIHLRTHSSTSRHKLRGKYRSAVYVYDAGTGVKVGRILRALQHGFDEPLVTSVMTLADFKPSDERFQNYYAKGPERPFCKTYIDPKLALLRKRYAKVLKPEQVEAAE; encoded by the coding sequence GTGAAGATCGGATTGGGCGGCGGGTGCCATTGGTGCACCGAGGCCGTCTTTCAGGCAATTGCAGGCATATCCCGGGTGGATCAGGGCTTCGTGCGCTCCGACCCGCCCGAGGACGCGTGGTCGGAAGCCGTCATTGTGACCTTCGATCCGGTCGAGCTGCCGCTCGAGGACCTGGTCGAGATCCACCTTCGGACCCATTCCAGCACCTCGCGCCACAAGCTGCGCGGCAAGTATCGCAGCGCGGTCTATGTCTACGACGCCGGAACGGGCGTGAAGGTCGGCCGCATCCTGCGCGCGCTGCAGCACGGGTTCGACGAACCGCTGGTCACCAGCGTCATGACCCTTGCCGACTTCAAACCCTCAGACGAGCGCTTTCAGAACTACTACGCAAAAGGCCCGGAGCGGCCGTTCTGCAAGACCTATATCGACCCGAAACTGGCCTTGCTGCGCAAGCGCTATGCGAAGGTGCTCAAGCCGGAGCAGGTCGAGGCGGCGGAATGA
- a CDS encoding FAD-dependent oxidoreductase has translation MFQTYQYPQYNYRQSEEQRTGVLRRHPVVVIGAGPIGLTAALDFAQRGIPVVVLDDNNTVSVGSRAVCYAKRPLEIWDRLGCATRMIEKGVEWQVGKVFFRDDLAYSFDLLPEQGHKIPAFINLQQYYLEEYMVEEAQKSNLIDLRWQHKLINLTQDDDHATLTVETPDGVFRMEADWVVACDGANSDTRKMVGAGFSGQFFQDRFLIADIIMKADFPTERWFWFDPPFHRGQSALLHKQCDDVWRLDFQLGWDADPEEEKKPENIIPRVKAMLGEDREFELEWASVYQFACRRIDRFRYGRVLFAGDAAHQVSPFGARGANTGVQDIDNLGWKLKLVLDGAAPEGLIDSYHEERAFAADDNLLNSTRSTDFITPKNEASRRYRDAVLDLSEVTDFAKPLVNSGRLSTPTPYQHSPLNTEDESSFAGKMRPGTCCTDAPVRVNGKEGWFLNQVGDGFTLLVFGDTASGDISVGSIKARVLKVGKDLDDAEGKLAERYDGQPGTVYLIRPDQHVAARWRYFNDNKVETALKTAMGGA, from the coding sequence ATGTTTCAAACCTATCAATATCCGCAATACAACTACCGGCAGTCGGAGGAACAGCGCACGGGTGTGCTCAGGCGTCATCCGGTGGTGGTGATCGGGGCCGGTCCGATTGGCTTGACGGCCGCGCTTGATTTCGCACAGCGCGGCATTCCGGTGGTCGTTCTCGACGACAACAACACCGTCTCGGTGGGCTCGCGGGCCGTCTGCTACGCCAAGCGCCCGCTGGAAATCTGGGACCGGCTCGGCTGTGCGACACGCATGATCGAAAAGGGTGTCGAGTGGCAGGTCGGCAAGGTCTTCTTCCGGGATGACCTGGCCTATTCCTTCGACCTTCTGCCCGAACAGGGGCACAAGATCCCGGCCTTCATCAATCTCCAGCAATATTACCTGGAAGAGTACATGGTCGAAGAGGCACAAAAATCGAACCTCATCGATTTGCGCTGGCAGCACAAGCTGATCAACCTGACCCAGGACGACGACCACGCGACCCTGACCGTGGAAACACCGGACGGTGTCTTCCGCATGGAGGCCGACTGGGTGGTCGCCTGCGACGGCGCCAATTCCGACACCCGCAAGATGGTCGGTGCCGGTTTCTCCGGCCAGTTCTTCCAGGACCGCTTCCTGATCGCCGACATCATCATGAAGGCGGATTTTCCGACCGAGCGCTGGTTCTGGTTCGACCCGCCGTTCCATCGCGGCCAGTCCGCGCTGCTGCACAAGCAGTGCGACGACGTCTGGCGGCTCGATTTCCAGCTCGGCTGGGACGCGGATCCGGAAGAGGAGAAGAAACCGGAAAATATCATCCCGCGCGTCAAGGCCATGCTGGGCGAGGACCGGGAGTTCGAACTGGAATGGGCCTCGGTCTACCAGTTTGCCTGCCGGCGGATCGACAGGTTCCGCTATGGCCGGGTGCTGTTTGCAGGCGATGCCGCGCACCAGGTCTCGCCCTTCGGCGCACGCGGCGCCAACACCGGCGTCCAGGACATCGACAATCTGGGCTGGAAGCTGAAGCTGGTCCTTGATGGCGCGGCACCCGAGGGCCTGATCGACAGCTATCATGAGGAACGGGCCTTTGCGGCAGACGACAATCTGCTGAACTCGACCCGCTCGACAGACTTCATCACGCCGAAAAACGAAGCCTCGCGCCGCTACCGTGACGCGGTGCTGGACCTGTCCGAAGTGACGGACTTTGCCAAGCCGCTGGTGAATTCCGGCCGCCTGTCGACCCCGACACCCTACCAGCACAGCCCGCTCAACACGGAGGACGAATCCAGCTTCGCCGGCAAGATGCGGCCGGGCACCTGCTGCACCGACGCGCCCGTCCGGGTGAACGGCAAGGAGGGCTGGTTCCTCAACCAGGTCGGGGATGGTTTCACGTTGCTGGTCTTCGGTGACACCGCGTCCGGTGATATTTCTGTCGGTAGCATCAAGGCGCGTGTTCTCAAGGTGGGCAAGGACCTGGACGATGCCGAAGGCAAGCTGGCCGAACGCTATGACGGCCAGCCGGGCACGGTCTACCTGATCCGCCCGGACCAGCATGTCGCTGCCCGCTGGCGCTACTTCAACGACAACAAGGTGGAGACCGCCTTGAAAACCGCGATGGGAGGCGCGTGA
- the nthB gene encoding nitrile hydratase subunit beta, whose product MNGAQDLGGQMGFGPVGPEDNEPNFHAKWEERAFAVTLAMGATGSWTLDASRFARETLPPAEYLSSSYYEIWTKGLERLVVTHGLVTDEELKQGKALVDPKPVKQVLKAPDVAAVLARGAPVDRPERQPARFRVGDKVRTRRLHPETHIRLPRYARDVAGTIEVVHGVHVFPDTNAHGKGEQPAWLYGVAFKGTDIWGPDSDPNLSLRLDLWEPYLDLA is encoded by the coding sequence ATGAACGGTGCCCAGGATCTCGGCGGCCAGATGGGCTTCGGCCCGGTCGGGCCGGAAGACAATGAACCGAATTTCCATGCCAAATGGGAAGAGCGTGCCTTTGCGGTGACGCTGGCCATGGGGGCGACCGGCTCCTGGACGCTCGATGCCTCGCGTTTTGCAAGGGAAACCCTGCCGCCGGCCGAGTATCTCAGCTCCAGCTATTACGAGATCTGGACCAAGGGCCTGGAACGGCTGGTGGTGACACATGGCCTTGTCACCGACGAGGAACTGAAACAGGGCAAGGCGCTTGTAGATCCCAAGCCAGTCAAACAGGTTTTGAAGGCGCCGGATGTCGCCGCAGTGCTCGCCAGGGGCGCTCCGGTCGACCGGCCCGAACGGCAACCGGCCCGATTCCGTGTCGGCGACAAGGTGCGGACCAGGCGCCTCCATCCGGAAACGCACATCCGCCTGCCGCGCTACGCGCGGGATGTTGCGGGAACGATCGAGGTGGTGCACGGGGTGCATGTCTTTCCCGACACAAATGCCCATGGCAAGGGAGAGCAGCCGGCCTGGCTCTATGGTGTTGCCTTCAAGGGCACCGACATCTGGGGGCCGGACAGCGATCCCAATCTGAGCCTGCGACTCGATCTCTGGGAGCCCTATCTTGACCTTGCCTGA
- a CDS encoding DUF3088 domain-containing protein translates to MKDKLFLLAPGFEDPAFPGRTFYCWHCALMEGVLASFPDLAVKLDVRRIAWPRPRQELVDLLGEANQSLPVLVLAEGGFIDDKDAILAALTERHGFPDPHP, encoded by the coding sequence ATGAAAGACAAGCTGTTCCTTCTCGCCCCAGGTTTCGAGGATCCGGCCTTTCCCGGCAGGACCTTCTATTGCTGGCACTGCGCGCTGATGGAAGGCGTGCTGGCGTCCTTCCCGGACCTTGCCGTCAAACTCGATGTCCGCCGGATCGCCTGGCCCAGACCGCGGCAGGAACTGGTCGACCTGCTCGGCGAGGCCAATCAGAGCCTTCCGGTGCTGGTCCTGGCCGAAGGCGGTTTCATCGATGACAAGGACGCCATCCTGGCGGCCCTGACGGAACGCCACGGCTTTCCGGATCCGCATCCTTGA
- a CDS encoding LysR family transcriptional regulator has protein sequence MDNWDDLKFVLAVAKAGSVTRAARSLGVTHSTVSRRLTALEERMGTRLFDRLPEGFTATAAGEEAIETARRMEAEVLSLDTRITARDAELEGPLRVTAAQLIFQAQLADIVARFKERHPQIDVTMNAANEILSLHRREADIAVRVTDKPDETLFGRRATGQNRCYYVSREFARRFQEAYRDSMTTARVPFVAFKWWGNSVPKDLRERYPNGEVATVTDDMITMHAAVRAGMGIGRLPCFLGDHDPDLMRLPGVEPTRYFDIWILTHPDLKNVARIRTFLRFAADAYKENSGFYLGK, from the coding sequence ATGGACAATTGGGATGATCTGAAATTCGTGCTCGCCGTCGCCAAGGCGGGCAGTGTCACCAGGGCGGCGCGGTCGCTCGGCGTGACCCACTCCACCGTGTCGCGCCGGCTGACGGCGCTCGAAGAGCGGATGGGAACGCGCCTGTTCGACAGGTTGCCGGAAGGTTTTACCGCGACCGCGGCAGGCGAGGAGGCGATCGAGACCGCCCGGCGCATGGAAGCCGAAGTGCTGTCGCTGGACACACGCATCACCGCCCGCGACGCGGAGCTGGAAGGCCCGCTCCGGGTGACCGCCGCGCAGCTCATCTTCCAGGCGCAGCTTGCCGACATCGTTGCCAGGTTCAAGGAGCGGCACCCGCAGATCGATGTCACCATGAACGCCGCCAACGAGATCCTGAGCCTGCACCGGCGCGAGGCCGACATTGCCGTGCGGGTGACCGACAAGCCCGACGAGACCTTGTTCGGACGCCGCGCCACTGGCCAGAACCGGTGTTACTACGTGTCACGCGAGTTTGCCCGCAGGTTCCAGGAGGCCTATCGCGACAGCATGACCACCGCCAGGGTGCCGTTCGTTGCTTTCAAGTGGTGGGGCAACAGCGTTCCGAAAGACCTGCGCGAGCGTTATCCCAACGGCGAGGTGGCAACCGTCACTGATGACATGATCACCATGCATGCGGCCGTGCGCGCAGGCATGGGCATCGGCCGGCTGCCCTGTTTCCTGGGCGATCACGACCCTGACCTGATGCGCCTGCCCGGTGTCGAGCCGACACGCTATTTCGACATCTGGATCCTGACCCATCCCGATCTGAAAAATGTCGCCCGCATCCGCACCTTCCTGCGCTTTGCCGCGGATGCCTACAAGGAGAACAGCGGGTTCTATCTCGGAAAGTGA
- a CDS encoding DUF2783 domain-containing protein has protein sequence MALDLTRNIPDPDGFYEHLVSSQRHMSDEEANCMNARLVLILANQIGDLGTLKAAIDFAANPKAGAKKAA, from the coding sequence ATGGCTCTTGACCTGACACGGAACATTCCCGACCCCGACGGTTTCTACGAACATCTGGTTTCCAGCCAGCGCCACATGAGCGACGAGGAGGCCAACTGCATGAATGCCCGTCTGGTGCTGATCCTCGCCAACCAGATCGGCGACCTGGGCACCCTCAAGGCCGCGATCGATTTCGCGGCGAACCCGAAAGCGGGGGCGAAGAAGGCAGCGTAG
- the nthA gene encoding nitrile hydratase subunit alpha, producing MSGHDHSHDHDHSDLSDIELRVRALETLLTEKGYIDPPALDELIETYETRIGPKNGAKVVARTWTDPEYRDRLLKDATAAIAEFGFTGRQGEHMVAVENTKATHNMVVCTLCSCYPWTVLGLPPVWYKSPPYRSRAVRDPRGVLDEFGVHLPEDKEIRVWDSTAEVRYLVIPERPVGTEDWSEEQLAELVTRDSMIGTGLALDPLKEEPVT from the coding sequence ATGTCCGGTCACGACCACTCCCATGATCACGACCATTCAGACCTCAGCGACATCGAGTTGCGCGTGCGTGCGCTGGAGACCCTGCTGACCGAAAAGGGCTACATTGATCCGCCTGCGCTCGACGAGCTGATCGAGACCTACGAAACCAGGATAGGCCCGAAGAACGGCGCAAAAGTGGTCGCCCGGACCTGGACGGACCCTGAGTACCGGGACCGTCTTTTGAAAGACGCGACGGCGGCCATTGCCGAGTTCGGTTTCACCGGCCGCCAGGGTGAGCACATGGTGGCGGTGGAGAACACCAAGGCCACGCACAACATGGTCGTGTGCACGCTCTGCTCCTGTTATCCCTGGACCGTGCTCGGCCTGCCGCCGGTCTGGTACAAGTCGCCGCCCTACCGCTCGCGCGCGGTGCGCGACCCGCGCGGCGTGCTCGACGAATTCGGCGTGCACCTGCCCGAAGACAAGGAGATCCGGGTCTGGGACAGCACCGCGGAAGTCCGTTACCTGGTGATCCCGGAGCGCCCCGTTGGAACGGAAGACTGGAGCGAGGAGCAACTCGCCGAACTGGTCACCCGCGACAGCATGATCGGCACCGGGCTGGCGCTGGATCCCCTGAAAGAGGAACCGGTGACATGA